GAGGAAGTCAGTGCGGCTATCATGATCTTGCGGTGTGTTTCGCGGCGTCCGCGCTTGATGTTGATGTACCCGAGCGCCAGAAGGATCGCACTAATTGCGTTAAAGGTGGCATTAACTGACGGGAGAATAGAGTAGTCAATCACATTGACCTCGCCAGATTGCGGATATTGTCTCGTAGCGCAGTCAATTCGTCATCGTCGTTGTATGAATAAAATCCGCGTATCTGTCCCTTATCGTCGACGAGTATTAGATGAAGGATGATTCGACGGTAAATCGCTTGCATCAAGCATGAAGCCATGTTCCAAAGTACTGCCACATCGACCAGCGGGCCGCGAGCAAAAATCCAACGACCATCATTGACTCCAAAGCCATCGGCATAAGTGCGAAGCACTTCAAGCGTGTCGTAGTCCGGATCAACGGTAATAGATAAGAATCGAACCTTGTCAGATCCTCGGTAGAGATCGTACATCTTCTTGATGTTGGCCGACATCGTCGGACAAACGCCCTGGCAACGAGTAAACATGAAATTCACGACGTGCAATCGTCCATTCGGCCGTCCGCGTAAACTCTTCGCCGTTACTGGCCGTTAGTCTGAAGCTCGGCACCTCGCCGAGGATTGGCAGTTGACTGCGCGATTGTTCGGCCGAATTGACCACAAATGCGGCCACCACAGCAAGAATTACGACCAGAGGCACAACCCCATATCAGCAGTGACGGTTTGCTTTGCTTAGTCATCTATTCCTAGCCTCTTGGTCGCTGTGTGGAGCACCAACAAAACGCCAATGAAGAGCGACGCTACCCAAACATGAACAGCTGAAGCAGTGGCGGCAATGCCACCGCAATCAGGCCAGTCCCAAGAGACATCTGCACAGCTACGAGCAGGATCATTGTCCACACGCTAAGCTTAACGATAGAGTCCGGCTGAGGTGATGTTCGGTATACCATGATGCCGATTGTGAATGCCATTGCCGCGACAATAACTCCCAGAAACACGTGAACGTACTTGATTCCACCGACAAGCGCCATTAGCTCGTGATCAGTCGCAAGCGGGCTTGTCACACCAAGGCTTCGATATCCGCACGGACATTAGCACCGATGACAATTTGTATGA
This is a stretch of genomic DNA from bacterium. It encodes these proteins:
- a CDS encoding SCO family protein, translated to MFTRCQGVCPTMSANIKKMYDLYRGSDKVRFLSITVDPDYDTLEVLRTYADGFGVNDGRWIFARGPLVDVAVLWNMASCLMQAIYRRIILHLILVDDKGQIRGFYSYNDDDELTALRDNIRNLARSM